TAGAATTCTGCGAGATCAACACGCCGCTCACCCAATTCCCAATTGGCGACAAGAGCATGGGCAACATCCAGCTTCGTCGCCAGGTCTCGCTGGGTCATTCCTGCCTGATTTCTCAATTCGGTCAAAAGACCGGCAATTATGGCGCCATGCTCGCTATGGATAGTTTTTTTCATTGCTCATATTTTATGAGCAAAGTGGGTTGCTAAAAAATTCTTAGCAGGCTAGGCTATTGGTATGACAGATAGAATGGAGCCAGCTACGATTCGTCGCTACATCCAAGCGAGAAAAGAAATTGATCAGAGTGCCAAAAAGATTTGTGCGATTACTCAAACACTCGCCCACTTAGAGCAATCGTCTGACGACCAATCAGCGATTTGCCCCAATTCTCTCGGTGCGATTCATCTTTTGCTCAGTCTCTATGCGATCGATATATTATCTGTGCTGGAGAATTTCGCGCCCATCAAAGAAGCAGAACGCGAAATAGAAAAGCTCGACTAGCGAGGTTGAGCATCGAAACCGCAAGTAGCGGTATTCACTCGCCTGTTTTCCTGCCACGCAGGAAAAGGATCGTGCCAGCCCTGCGCGGAAACCTGTCAAGGTAGAATTTCCCCGCTCGCTTGTGCAGCTTCGTCGCTTTGCTCCTTGCTTCCGCGCTGCGCGGAAAAATCTCCACCCTGACAGGACGCCTGTGGCGTCCGCTCCGGGCACGCTTTCGCTTTCGCTCGCCGCTTGGCAGGGAAAAACAGGCGACCAATGACGGGAGCCTAAACAACGGAGATTCAAGAATGACCACCAACACCGCGACTTATTGCCCCGAGGACAACAAGCTACGCCTTTATGTGGGGCGCGTCCCGCATGACGAATACCTTGCCCTGAAGGCCGAAGGCTGGACGAGCACGCCGAAACAGGATTGCGATTTTGCCGCCACTTGGACGCCCCGGCGCCGTGACACCTGCCTTGATTATGCGGGCATTATTGAAGATGAAGACATGGAACCGGCGGAGCGATCCGCCGACCGGGCCGAACGCTTCGCCGAATACCGCGAAAAGCGTACCGCCGAAGCCGTAGGCCATGCCAACCGCTACGAGGCAACGCCGCTTGCGCATGGCTACCAAAACGAACAGCGAGCACAACGCGCCGCCGCCCGACATGACCGCATAGCGGGCTATGCTTGCGACGCTTGGAGCAAGGCCGAATACTGGCAGCGCCGCACCGCTGGAGTGATTCAACATGCCCTTTACGTGTCAACGCCGAGCGTTCGCATGGGCCGAATCAAGCGCCTTGAATCCGAACAGCGCAAGCGAGCCGAAGCCGTAGAACAATACAAGAAGCGTTTCCGCAACTGGCAGCAAGTCGCGGCGATTGAAGACCCCAAGGAACAGACCGCCGCCGCTGTTCACGTCGCAAACTTCTGTCACGGCCACCATTACCGCCACCCGCGCCCCGAGTCGGCTACGACCTACGTGCGCGAGCACGGAACCAGCTTGTATTCACTCTTAACGCAGGAAAACGACCCAATTACCGGCGCCGAAGCCGCCGCCCTTTGGTTCAAGGGACAGATTGACCCCGAGAGCGCCGAGTTTGAACACACCAGAATCATGCAATGGACACGCCATTGCGAATTACGCCTTGCTTACGAAAGACAGATGCTCGACGCCCAAGGCGGACGCCTTGCTAGTGTTGAGATTGAGCCGGGCGGGTATATTGGCGGCAAGCTCGTTTACAAGGTCAACAAATCGCCCAAAACTAAGCGCGTGACTTCGGTTTCGGTCCTTGGGCCGAAGGTTGAGAGCTGGACTTATCGCGCAACGAACATTGCCGGTACTGAATGGGCCGAATATTCGATTGAAACCGAGCGCCTTTCCCCGGACGCCTACACGCCGCCGACCCACGAAAGCCGAGCCGAGCTCAAGCGCATTAAGGCCGAGGTCAAGCAAGCCCAGGCACCGCTAAAGAAATCTTGCCCGCTCATCAACCCGACCCGCGAGGACGCCGAGCGTTTGCAAACCTTGTGGAATGAAAAGGCTTTGGCGGACGCAAAGCGCCATGCTCGCGTCACGCTTCCCGAACCGTCCACCGTTACCGAGATGACGCAAGCCGAATACAAGCGCACGAGCGCCGGAACCTACGCTAGCGCAAAAACCGTCCACCTTGACCCCGGAGGCCTCGAATGCCGCTCACGTTATTACAAGGTCCAGACGGGCGACGCCGTTTGCAAAGTTCGCCGGATGGATTCAGCAGGGGTGAGCTTTTACCGCGCTGATTCTGTCATCGTGCTGACCGACAAGCCGCAAAAGCCTTTTCCTATCGCCCTCTGGCATCGGGAGACCTATCAACCGGACATTGCGAAGCTGCACGAAGCCATTGCCGCCGCCAACGGCTGCGGAGCCAACGAGCAGCAGGCAAAGCTACTGCGTGAAGCCGACGAAAACGGAATCGTCGATTGCCCATCCACCCATCAAGCGAACTGGACAGACGAAGGCCGTAAGCTCTGCACCGCCTTCTTTGCCCGGCAACGTGAAACCGCCAATATTTAAAACATGCGCGGGAGGTCCGAACCCTCCCGCCTCAACCTTCCTTGAACAATGAAACCAGAAAATTATCACCGCTTGCAACGCTTGCGCTTGGAGAATGGCCAAGCCGGTTTTGACCAAGAAGCGATGCGCCCGCGCTTTGAACGTTTGGCCAATCGGCACGAGAACGGCGCCGCGCCCCGCGCCGTCACCGCATACCAGCTTTTCCAGACGCCGCCCGCTCTGGCCCGCAAGCTCGTCAGCTTGCTTGAACTGGCGCCGGGAGCACGTGTTTTAGAGCCCTCAGCAGGGCTAGGGCGCCTTTTAGATCAATTACAGTCCCATGCCCCCGCTGAGGTTGTCGCCGTCGAAATGGCCCCGCAGTGCGCCGGGGAGCTTTTCCAGCAGGAACGCGAGCGTGTGACCATCAAGCAACGTGATTTCCTCACCGTTACCCCCGGCGAAATCGGTGCCTTTGACGCCGTGGCGATGAATCCGCCGTTTCACATGCGCAGCGATATTGCGCACATTTTACACGCCAGATGCTTTCTAAAACCCGGAGGAAGGCTTGCGGCTATCTGCATGAGCACGGACCACCGGGAGCGGGCGCTAAGGCCCTTGTGCGATTCGTGGGAAGTTCTCCCGGCGTCAACCTTTGCCGAGGCAGGGACAAAGGTTGACGCTGTTCTGTTAACGATTAGTCGAGACGCATAAGCGATGAAACGGCTTAGATTGTGCCGAGTTCTCCATGTGCAAATCGCCGCTAGGGCGGAACTAGGCAGGTTTTCAGAGCATAGTCATGTTGCTTTTTCGGCAGGACTTGGCACCTCCAGAGTAAGCAACAAGCAAGCAACAGCGTTGTTGCTTAATCTCGGACATACTGATAGAAAAAGCCCTAACCAATTGATGGTTAGGGCTTTAAAAATGGTGGCCAGACCGTGAATCGAACACGGGACACAAGGATTTTCAGTCCTCTGCTCTACCAACTGAGCTATCTGGCCAAAATTGGAAAGAGGTGGATAATTGCACTCAATTGGCTTCCGTCAAGGTGTTTTTCGAAAATATTCTGAATTCATTTCAAAATAGACAATAGCCGAAATTATGCTATCCTTGTTATCACCATGAGTTTAGTTGAAATACTGCTATGCATCTTCCTTCCTCCCGTCGCCGTTGCTGTCAAGAAAGGCATCGGGGTGGATTTACTGATCAACATCATTTGTTGCTTCTTTTTTTGGATTGGCGGCGTTATTCACGCATTTTATGTGCTGAATCAAAAATGATTCTCGCTAAATAGAGAAAAGCTGTCACCGTAGCGCGCTCTTTTGACCATTATGAGCGCGCTCGCCGAACCAACACGCACTGCGGAGAAGATCCGCAACATCGCAATTATCGCCCACGTCGACCACGGTAAAACCACTTTGGTGGATTGCCTGCTGCAACAGTCTGGCACCTTCCGGGAAAATCAGGAAGTTCAAGAACGCGCCATGGACAGCATGGACCTTGAGCGCGAAAAGGGCATCACCATTAAGGCCAAGAACACCGCGATCCAGTGGAACGGCTACACGATTAACATCGTCGACACCCCCGGCCACGCCGACTTCGGTGCCGAGGTGGAGCGCGTAATGAAAATGGTGGACGGCGTGTTGCTGCTCACCGACGCCGTTGGCGGCCCGCAGGCGCAGACCCGCTGGGTGCTCCGCAAGGCGCTTGGCCATGGCCTCAAGACGATTTGCGTGATTAACAAGGTCGACCGCGACACCGCGCGCCCGGATTGGGTTCACGACAAGGTGCTGGAGCTGTTCCTCGACCTGGAGGCCGACGAAGACCAATTTAACGCGCCATTCCTCTACGCATCCGCCAAAAACGGCTTTGCCGACCGTGAGGAAAACGGCCCGCGCGAAAACATGACCGCGCTGTTTGAAACCATCGTCGAGCGCATCCCGGCCCCGACCGTGGAAGAGGGCGACTTCCGCATGCTCGTTTCGAACATCGACTGGGACCCCTTTGTCGGCCGTCTGGCCATTGGCCGCATCCTCTCCGGCAAGGTCGAGAGCGGTTCCACTATCCACGCCCTGCGCAAGGACGGCAAAGTCGAGCGCGTGAAGATCACCAAGCTCACCCAGTTTACCGGCCTCGGCGTGGTGCCGGTCGAGTCCTGCGGCGCTGGCGACATCGTCGGTATTGCCGGCTTTGAAGAAATCGACATCGGCGAAACGCTTGCTGCCGACAAGGAAGCAGAGCCGTTGCCGTTCATGGAGATCGATCCGGCCACGGTGCAAATGGAATTTCACGTCAACGACGGTCCGTTGGCCGGCAAGGACGGTAAAAAGGTCACCTCGCGCCAGATTCGCGAGCGCCTGATTCAGGAGACCAAGGCCAACATTTCCATTAAGATTGCGGACACGACTGAGGGCACGCGATTCCTCGTCAACGCCCGCGGCTCGATGCAGATCGCGGTGCTCGTCGAAACCATGCGCCGCGAAGGTTACGAAGTGATGGTTTCGCGCCCGACCGTTCTCTTTAAAGAGATCGATGGCCAAATGTGCGAACCCTTCGAGCAAGTCTGGGTCGAAGTGCCCGAGGACATGTTGGGCTCGGTCATGGAAAACCTTTCCAACCGCAAGGCGCAGATCACCAACATGGAGCACCACCACGCGGGTGTCACCGTGGAGGCGACGATCTCGACCCGTGGCCTGATCGGCTTCGAGAGCGACCTCGTCACGCTGACCAGCGGTCACGGTGTCTGCTCGCACATGTTCCTGGAATATCGTCCCAAGGGCGCGGAAATCATTACTCGTAAGACGGGCACACTGTGCTCCATCGCCACCGGCCCGGCCATGGCCTATACGCTGAACCTGATCCAGGAGCGCGGTAAACTGTTCGTTGCCCCGGGTGACGAGGTTTACAACGGCCAGGTAATCGGTGAATGCCCGCGCAAGGAAGACCTGCCGGTCAACCCTTGCAAGGCCAAGCAGCTCGACAACATGCGCTCCGCTGGTAAGGACGACAACGTCCAGCTCGCACCGCCAATCCGCTTCTCCCTTGAGCGCGCGATCGAATACATTGCTGCGGACGAGCTGGTCGAAGCCACACCGAAGTTCCTGCGTCTGCGCAAGCGCGTCCTCGACGCCGAAGAGCGCCGCCGCATCGCCAAGCGCGGCAAGAGCTAGGCTAGCCAAGGGCGGAGCCCTTGGAGATTAAAGGAAAAAGATTAAAGGAAAAAGTTTCGGCTTGGTGGGCTGAGGTTTAGCTATGCCTCAGATGGGTGTGTCTAAGTTTCTGGCGTATCTACGCGTCGTGCTAAGATATGGAGTGCGCCAGCCCTGGCGCTTTAGCATTTTCAACGCACGCTATATCCGTCGCGAAGAGCGTTCTGCTATGGTGTCCCCGGAGCATCCGGGCATCACCCAAAATCCTGAAGGCACCAGAGGGCTGGCGCACTCCATATCCGTGACTCAGTGCGCGGCGAAAAATCGCGTCGGAACTTTAATCTTTTTCCTTTTTCCATTAATTAACGCATGTTCGAAGTTTACCGCGATATCGATGCTACGAAGGTCGGCCTTTACGACGGGGTGTTGCGCGGTGCGGGGATTAAGACGATGATCCGCAATTGGAACGCCGTCAGCATGACGACGGAGATCCCGATCCCGGTGATGTATCCCAATATCGTCGTCTTTAGCCAAGAGGACTTCAAGCGGGCGCGGGCCATCATTGAGGAAGCCGAACAGGCGGCCGATTTGCCTGATTGGCAGTGCCCGCATTGCGGCGCGGATAATGTCGGTGCCGTTGGCGAGTGCTGGCAGTGTCAGCGGGAGCGGGAAGTCGCGGAATAGTCCTTACTGCTTAAGGCGTTTTTTTGTCTCGATGTATGACAGGGCAGAAATCGGCAGCATGAGTGTGCCCGCGATTAAGCAGACATTGAGCCCATGAAACAGGCCCGCGATGGGCCACGGGCCGTAGTAGCCCGGGCTGACTTCATACCCCATCGGCCAGCCAATTCGCTGTGGGGCCTCGCCGTGCAGCCAGAGAGACGCCATGACGCCCGCGATGAGCGAAATACAAAGCCACAGGCTGCTGCCGACTCGCCAAAGCACGCGGCTTTCAGTCTTTTTCCAGGCGAATCGCATCGGCGCCTTCAGGATGAGTAGGGGCAGCAGTCCAAGCGTAGTGGGCGAGGGGAAAAGCATCAGCAGAGCAATGAGGAACACTGTTCCATCAATGCGAACTCGGGTGTGCAGAGACTTCTTAAGCCAATTCATGCGGACTAAAGCTCCATGTCGTCCAGCTCGCGCTGCTTTTCCTCGGCGGTGAGGGGGACGACGCGCACTTGCAGGCCATGCTCTTCCAGGATGGGGCGCATGACGCTGTCGGCGACGCTGATAATTTGCGGACCCCAGCGAACGTCGCCCGAGGTGATGGCTTGGTGGATCTGGACCAAATTCTGGCCCTCGAGGGGCTCCAACTCTTGCAGCGCCTTCAGCTGATCCGGGGTTGGTGATGTGATCGGCGAAATGATGAGCCAGGCCATCTGGTCGATCAGGCTACGAACGGCAGCCTCCGGATCGTCCAGACCGCCGGGGGCAATGTCTTCGAACATGCCGAAGGCTGACTGGAGATACGGGTTCTTTTCGTCGTCGTCAGGCTCCATGTAGGCGACATTTGCCGTTAATCACGAATTGGCAGAATGGAGTTGCGCGGTCAGCGGCGCTCGTTCCAGTCGGCGGACTCGTAATGGGCGATCAGGGCCTTGAGCTCGTTAGCCGACCACTTGGGGAAGGGCTGGCTGCTGGCAGCGCCGCCCAGCCATTCTGCGAGCGCGCCGGTGAAGTCTGATTCAAAGCGGGTCCAGTTGAGCGCGCGAATCGGGGCGCGGTGGATGCTGCCCTGCATGAGTAGGCCGTCGCGGGTGCGCCGCTGGGCGGCACCCGCGATTTTCTCACCGTTTTCGTCGATGACGTCGCCGGGCTCGGCACGCTGGAAGCATATTTGGGCGACGGTGGGCGCGCTGGCCTCCTCGGCGGCTTCTGCGCAAGGGCAGGGGGCGAGGGCGGCTTCGATGTCCTGCGCCTTGAGGGCCCAGATCAGGATGTTGTGGACTTCGCGGTAGGCGTCGCCGGCCTTGAGCTTGGCCAGTGCATGGGTGGCGGGCACGACGAGGGAGTAGGTCCAGTCGTCGCGGTGGTCGACCACGCCGCCGCCAGTGGAGCGGCGAACGAGTTGAAACTTGTCCGCGAAATGCTCATGCGCCTCGCGCCAGGTGGCGTGAACGGGCATTAGCTCCTGCGCCTCAGCAAACTTCTGGGTGCGGCCGAAGGTGAAGGCTGGGCGGTCCCACTCGTAGTGGCGAAACCGCGGCTGTTCCGGCTGCGGGTAGTTCTCCAGCAACAGCTGGTCGACGGCCATGTTGGCCGCGGCGGAAAGCTTACGGGTTGGAAAGGTGTGCATGAGGGAGGATTAAAGTGAGCAAATTAAAAATCAAAGAGAACGGCAATGTGCCTTTGAGCGCGACTCAGGATTGAATACTTTGGCTGCGGCGGTGGGTGATCAACCCAATAAAAAACCCGGCGCGTTGGGGCGCCGGGCTTTGCCAAATGATGGCGGGAGACTCTACTTGGACAGTTCGTCCAAGGTGGGAAGGTCGTCCCCGAGCTGGATGTCCCATTCGTCGATCTCTTCGCCTTCGGCGGGCGGGCCTGCCTTGCTGGAAGTTTCGAGAATGTAGGTGTTCAGCTCCTTATCGAGAATGTTTTCCGCCCAGTAGCCGTTCTGCAGCTCGTAGTCGTCTGGCTCGTAGCCGTACTTTTCGAGGGTGGCCAGGATAACGGATGAATCCGGGGTGCCGCCGTGGTCGGAGATCAGGCCCTTTTCGCGGTGGACGCGCACGCACTCATGGATGATGAATGGTGGCAGCTTTTCCTGATAGCTTGGGTGAACCTTGTGGCTGCCAGCCCACTTTGCCCAGGCGTCACGGTCGATGGATCGCTGAGTCTGGGTAAGGGCTTCGTAATAATATACGCGGCGCTTGGAAAGCTTGGTCACCAAGGCGATCAGAGACATGCCGTCTTGTTCGATTTCGAGCCAGTCGAGCGGGCGCGGCTTTTCGATCGGATCGCGGGATCTGGAAATATCTTCGGGTGCTTCGAGGAATTGAACGCCGAGCGCTCGGGAGAACTTCACGGTTGTTTCACCGTCCTTCTGGAGGGTGACTTTACCCTTGTTGATTAGGTCTTCGTGAAACTTCCGCGCATCTTCCGGGGACTCCGCCCAGATGTAGTTGGTGATGCGGGTAACAACCTTGAATTTTCTCATGTCTGATTCCTGTAGAGATTATTGTGAATGGCGCCCGAATAATATAGGGTTTATGGGCTGTTTTAATACGCTATTCGACGAACATTAAGTACGTGAAAAGCCAAGTTCAACCCTAAATTGGCAGATTGGCAAGGCTTGATCAATCCAGCTGGTGTGGTGGTCATCGATGTTTAGCCAGCCAATCGCACCCCACCACTGATCAGGGCCCATTTTAAGACCCTGAATTCACCCTAGTTTTAGTTATGTGACAACCAACGGCTTGACTTGCCAGCGAATGTGTCGATAAGACCCACTTGGAACGGCTAACTGCCGGGCTGCTCGATATCTAGCATTTTGACGGTGAAAAGCTTGCATTCATCGTCGCATGTCATTTCGATTGCGAATCACCCGTTCAACTCCTCTCTTTCTATGCCACGTAAAATTTGTTTCCTGAACTATAAAGGCGGGGTGGGCAAAACATCGCTCATCGTTAACACCGCTGCCTGCCTGGCGCACAAGGGTAAACGCGTTCTTCTATTTGATTTTGATACTCAGTCGAATGCCAGCATCTGGTTGATGCGCCTCGACCGGTGGAACAAGTTGAACATCAACGGTGCCGGCTCGATTTACTCCGTGTTTGAGCCCGCCCAGAGCACGATCAAAGACATCGTCGTTAAGGACGTGGTGCAGAGCAAAACGGGTGAAAAAGTTTTGCCGGGCTTGGATATTGTGCCGACCACCTTCAACCTCGTCGACTTGGAAAATGAGTTCAAGGGGGATCCACAACAGCCGCACTACAAGATCATTAACGATCAGCTGTCGGAGATCGAAGATGACTACGATTACGTCGTTTTTGACTGCCCGCCGAACATCCTCAATGCTTCGCAATGCGGTGTGTTCACGAGCTCGGAAATCTACGTTCCGTCCAACCCGGACGCCCTCAGTTTGATCGGTTTTACGCTGCTCGTTGAAAAATTACTTCTTTTTCACAAGCGTTCTGCGAGCTTCCGCACGTCGGGCATGGCTCCGCCAGCTGCCGTTCGCGGCATCATCTTCAATTCGATTAAGGCCAACGTGGACATCGAGGTTCCGAAGATGCGTATGCAGCTGCGTATGAACCAGTTCCGCAATCAGCGCCGCGTGTCTCAAGACGCAAAAATCTTTGAATCGATGATCCGCGACGCCACGGTTGTTCGCCGTGCGGTGACTTTGGGTCTGCCGGTTAGCCTGGTTGGCCAGGCCGCTCAGGAGGAAGATAGCGTCGTTAAGGACTATGCACGCCTCGCTGCGGAGATTGACCGCCACGCCATTTCTTGGTAACGCTTGCAAACTTAGTTTAAGACGGGATAGTTAGGAGAATATGTCTGAAGAATCGCCAACGCTTCGATACAACAAAGATGACTGGGATGAAATTCGCTTGGCGTTCGCCACTTCGCTGATGGTGGACACCGGCCTGTTGAGTCTCTCCCAGAATTTGGAAATCGAGGAATGGCCGATCAAGGGCTCCGGCGAAACTCCGTCTAAGTATATCGACTTCACCTGGGAAGAACTTCAGGAGCTCCCTGGCTTGGCTGATAAGCCTGCCCGTATCGATTTGCTCATCCACATCCTGCGCGAAACGCAGGCTTTCGATGACCCGTTCGGCGATATGGTGGCTACGGTGGATGCCCATGCGAGCGTTGACCGCACGCTGGAGAAAAATATCAACCGTCTGAAGATCCCGGAAGACTTCCCGATGGCCCTCAGTGGCTTGTCCGCGGACACGCTTTCCTTCTGCCAGAATGAGGATATCAAGACGCTGAAGGACTTTGGCCATTTTGCGCAAAACATGGCGCAAAACATCGTCATCGGTGGTGACTTCCGTGCGCTGCTCAACTCGCTGAGCACCGAGGACCAGCAGACCTTGGCCAAGTATGTTCCTTTCCGCCCGGGCAGCCTCGGCCTGCATTTGCCAGAGTGTATCGGCCTGTTGCTCAACCAGCTGAGCGAGGTGGAAAAGTGCTCCTTGCTCAAGAAATTCGGCTACGACCGGATGACGGACAACATGGAGGCCAAGGCCCGCCTCAGCAAGGAGCAGGTCAGCCAATTGGAAGACATTCTCCAGAGCAAGCTGAAGGAAATCTGCGATTACTTCCCGGAACAGTACAAGCAGCTCGCGATGGACATCAAGGGCGGCAAAACACTGGAACGCATCTTTATGGTGGTGGACGAGCCGGAGCGCGAGTGCATCTGCGCGAATATCACCCAACGCTACTTGAAGGAAAACGCTATCGCTGACTTGCCGGAACCCGAAACTGCGAAAAAGCGAGGCTTCTTCTCGCGACTATTTGGACGTTAATTTCAGAGAGCCGCTAAGGCATGACCGCACCCAAACCACCGCAGAAAAAACGCGTAATCAGTCTCAGACCGAAACTGCAGCAAGCCGCAGAAGCTTCGCTGAAATCTAAGGAAACGATTGACCTCATCATGCGCCGCACGCGCGCGCCTTTCGATGAGCATGATCACATGGCCAAAGCGGAAATCGATTCGCTGGAGAAAAGTCTGCGCAAGCTGGAAGCTGATCTTCTGGAGCGCGAGCGCAATGCCGCCGACTACGAAGCCAAGCTTGCCGAACGCGAACGCGATATCTGGGAAGGCGAAGCCCTCATCAAGGTGAAGCAGGAAATGCTTGCCGCCAAGATGAGCGAATTTCAAAAAGCCAAGGCCGAGGCCGGCGACGAAAATAGCGACAATGGCTCAATGTCCAGCGAGGAGCGCCAGGCCCTGGAGCACTTACGCGAAACCCTCGACCAGCGGGAGCAGGCCATCAAGGAGGCGAAAGAGCAGCTCAAGGAGCGCGAAGCCTTCATTGAGGAATCCGAAAATGCGCTCTTCGAAAAGATGATGGAGCAGCAGGAAAAAGAGACCGAGATCGAGCAACGCATGGAGGAGCTCCAGAAGCTCGAAGCCAAGCTGAAGCAGGGTTAGCCGCGCCAGTTTACTCGATGTAACGCCGGTTTGCGTTACATCTTTTTGTCGCTCGTGCTGAACTATATCTCGCTTGTTCTCATCGCCAGACCATAGAAAAAGCGCAGGGCATCTCGCCACTGCGCTTTTGAATGTTCGCGACTCATTTGCGCACTGCGCAAATCTATCGATCCAGGCTTCGACAGGCTCAGCCCATGCGGCGCGCTGCGCTAGCAGACGCGGCCTTTGGTGCGGGACTCGGCGGTGAGCTTTTCGTAGTCGACGGCGTCTTCATTGAGCTTTGCGATACAAAGCTTCATGTCCTCGGCGAACTTCTCGGCCATGTCGCGGGAGAAGTTTTCCTTCACCACCATGCGGAGCACGTGGACGCTGTCGGCGTCGGCAGGCAGGGAGTAGGCGGGGACAATCCAGCCGTATTGGCGCAGCAGGTCGCTAAGCAGATAAATGATCTTGTTGTCGGCGTCGTGGTCCTTGAGGCGCACGGTGACGGTCGGCAAATACTTGGACTCGTTGAGCAGCTCGAAAACGCCGAGCTCCATCAGCTTGCCTTCGAGGAATTGCGCGTTGTCCATGATGTTCTTCATGATCTTGCGGTAGCCATCCTTGCCGAGGCGGAGGAAGTTGTAGTACTGCAGGAGCACCATGGAGGAGGCGCGGGAGAAGTTGAGGCTGTAGTTGGGCATGTTGCCACCAAGGTAGGTGATGTTGAACACCAACTCCTCCGGCAGATCACTGCGGTCGCGGAAGACGACGGTGCCGATGCCCGGGTAAACGAGGCCAAACTTGTGGTTGGAAATGTTGACCGACTTGACGTGCTCCAGGCGGAAGTCCCACTCGACATCCGGGTAGACAAAGGGTGCCACGAAGCCGCCGCTGGCACCGTCGCAATGGATCGGAATGTCCCAACCCTTTTCGGCTTTCAGTTTCTTCAGGTAGTCGTTGATGCCGCGCACGTCGTCGAGCTGGCCGGTGAAGGTGGTGCCGATCACGCAGCCCACGGCGACGGTGTTTTCATCGACATAGCCGTCGAGCTGGTCGGCGGTCATGTAGAACTGGTCCTTCTTCAGCGGCACCACGCGCATCTCGACATCGAAATAGAGTGCAAACTTTTCCCAGCAAGTGTGGACATCGGCGGAGAAGACGACGTTAGGCTTGTCGATGGAAAGACCGGCGGCCTGGCGACGCTTTTTCCAACTCCATTTGTGGGCGAGCAGGCCGAGCATAATCGCCTCGGAGGAGCCAACGGTGCAGGTGCCAACGGGGTCGCAGTCCTTGGGCGCATTGAGCATGCGGCCCATCATGCTGACGACGCGCTGGTGAATCTCCTCGGTTTGCGGATACTCATCCTGGTCGACGAGGTTCTTGTTGGCGGAAATTTTCAGTAGCTCGTCAGCCTCGGGCTCCATCCAGGTCGTCACAAAGCTGGCGAGGTTTAGCGCCGGGTTGCCGTCGAGATTGAGCTCGTCCTTGATCACCTGAAAGGCGACCCGGGCGTCCATGCCGTTTTCAGGTATCTCGTATTTCGAGACTGTTTCGTCCATATGCCGATCGGCATAGGTGAAGTTAAGGGGTTCGTTATGCTCTTCGAGATGCTTGACCTGTTTCATAGTAGTTATATAGGGTGTTTCCTAGATGGGGGGCAACGGTGAATTAGTTCGTAACGAAATCATAACGCTGCGTCGTCGTTGCCGGTGGTTGTCTGTGATGATTGCTGCGATGGTGCCGCTTGCCAACGCTAAAACCGAAAATGACCCTCCGCTGACCAGCGATGCCAGCGCCTTCGATGAATGGCTTGCCGGTGAT
This is a stretch of genomic DNA from Cerasicoccus sp. TK19100. It encodes these proteins:
- a CDS encoding YqaE/Pmp3 family membrane protein, translating into MSLVEILLCIFLPPVAVAVKKGIGVDLLINIICCFFFWIGGVIHAFYVLNQK
- a CDS encoding class I SAM-dependent methyltransferase, whose product is MKPENYHRLQRLRLENGQAGFDQEAMRPRFERLANRHENGAAPRAVTAYQLFQTPPALARKLVSLLELAPGARVLEPSAGLGRLLDQLQSHAPAEVVAVEMAPQCAGELFQQERERVTIKQRDFLTVTPGEIGAFDAVAMNPPFHMRSDIAHILHARCFLKPGGRLAAICMSTDHRERALRPLCDSWEVLPASTFAEAGTKVDAVLLTISRDA
- a CDS encoding lipoyl protein ligase domain-containing protein, whose protein sequence is MHTFPTRKLSAAANMAVDQLLLENYPQPEQPRFRHYEWDRPAFTFGRTQKFAEAQELMPVHATWREAHEHFADKFQLVRRSTGGGVVDHRDDWTYSLVVPATHALAKLKAGDAYREVHNILIWALKAQDIEAALAPCPCAEAAEEASAPTVAQICFQRAEPGDVIDENGEKIAGAAQRRTRDGLLMQGSIHRAPIRALNWTRFESDFTGALAEWLGGAASSQPFPKWSANELKALIAHYESADWNERR
- a CDS encoding putative signal transducing protein translates to MFEVYRDIDATKVGLYDGVLRGAGIKTMIRNWNAVSMTTEIPIPVMYPNIVVFSQEDFKRARAIIEEAEQAADLPDWQCPHCGADNVGAVGECWQCQREREVAE
- a CDS encoding DUF3560 domain-containing protein yields the protein MTTNTATYCPEDNKLRLYVGRVPHDEYLALKAEGWTSTPKQDCDFAATWTPRRRDTCLDYAGIIEDEDMEPAERSADRAERFAEYREKRTAEAVGHANRYEATPLAHGYQNEQRAQRAAARHDRIAGYACDAWSKAEYWQRRTAGVIQHALYVSTPSVRMGRIKRLESEQRKRAEAVEQYKKRFRNWQQVAAIEDPKEQTAAAVHVANFCHGHHYRHPRPESATTYVREHGTSLYSLLTQENDPITGAEAAALWFKGQIDPESAEFEHTRIMQWTRHCELRLAYERQMLDAQGGRLASVEIEPGGYIGGKLVYKVNKSPKTKRVTSVSVLGPKVESWTYRATNIAGTEWAEYSIETERLSPDAYTPPTHESRAELKRIKAEVKQAQAPLKKSCPLINPTREDAERLQTLWNEKALADAKRHARVTLPEPSTVTEMTQAEYKRTSAGTYASAKTVHLDPGGLECRSRYYKVQTGDAVCKVRRMDSAGVSFYRADSVIVLTDKPQKPFPIALWHRETYQPDIAKLHEAIAAANGCGANEQQAKLLREADENGIVDCPSTHQANWTDEGRKLCTAFFARQRETANI
- a CDS encoding helix-turn-helix domain-containing protein encodes the protein MKKTIHSEHGAIIAGLLTELRNQAGMTQRDLATKLDVAHALVANWELGERRVDLAEFYWICEACGASAESEASKLIKAFAKLDA
- the typA gene encoding translational GTPase TypA, whose protein sequence is MSALAEPTRTAEKIRNIAIIAHVDHGKTTLVDCLLQQSGTFRENQEVQERAMDSMDLEREKGITIKAKNTAIQWNGYTINIVDTPGHADFGAEVERVMKMVDGVLLLTDAVGGPQAQTRWVLRKALGHGLKTICVINKVDRDTARPDWVHDKVLELFLDLEADEDQFNAPFLYASAKNGFADREENGPRENMTALFETIVERIPAPTVEEGDFRMLVSNIDWDPFVGRLAIGRILSGKVESGSTIHALRKDGKVERVKITKLTQFTGLGVVPVESCGAGDIVGIAGFEEIDIGETLAADKEAEPLPFMEIDPATVQMEFHVNDGPLAGKDGKKVTSRQIRERLIQETKANISIKIADTTEGTRFLVNARGSMQIAVLVETMRREGYEVMVSRPTVLFKEIDGQMCEPFEQVWVEVPEDMLGSVMENLSNRKAQITNMEHHHAGVTVEATISTRGLIGFESDLVTLTSGHGVCSHMFLEYRPKGAEIITRKTGTLCSIATGPAMAYTLNLIQERGKLFVAPGDEVYNGQVIGECPRKEDLPVNPCKAKQLDNMRSAGKDDNVQLAPPIRFSLERAIEYIAADELVEATPKFLRLRKRVLDAEERRRIAKRGKS